AAGAAGGCGGGGAGTTCAAACCCGAACATCCCGAGTTCTTCCTTTATCCGACCTTCGAACACGAGACCCCGGCGGCCATCAAGGCCGACTGGCGGCCCCGTCTCGCCTCCATCGAGAAAGAGAACAAGGACCCCAAGCGCAT
This portion of the bacterium genome encodes:
- a CDS encoding DUF1802 family protein encodes the protein MKIQNNIALKEWAVVLKALEEGKQTILLRKGGIAEEGGEFKPEHPEFFLYPTFEHETPAAIKADWRPRLASIEKENKDPKR